One part of the Cottoperca gobio chromosome 14, fCotGob3.1, whole genome shotgun sequence genome encodes these proteins:
- the hmgb1a gene encoding high mobility group protein B1a, translating to MVKEEGKPRGKMSSYAYFVQTCREEHKKKHPEASVNFSEFSKKCSERWKPLTAKEKGKFEDLAKLDKVRYDREMLSYVPARGGGKKKRFKDPNAPKRPPSAFFVFCAEFRPKVKGETPGLTIGDVAKRLGEMWNGTASEDKVPFEKKAAKLKEKYEKEVAAYRAKGKTGSSGAAPAAKAPAKAEKKKEDDDDDDDDDDEEDYDDDDD from the exons ATGgtgaaagaggaaggaaagcCCAGGGGCAAGATGTCCTCTTATGCCTATTTTGTCCAGACCTGTCGGGAGGAGCACAAGAAGAAACACCCTGAAGCTTCGGTTAACTTTTCCGAGTTCTCCAAGAAGTGCTCTGAGCGATGGAAG CCGTTGACTGCCAAGGAGAAAGGAAAGTTTGAGGACCTGGCCAAGCTGGACAAGGTGCGCTATGATAGAGAGATGTTGAGCTATGTTCCAGCCAGGGGAGGAGGCAAGAAGAAGAGATTCAAGGACCCCAATGCCCCCAAGAGACCCCC aTCTGCCTTCTTCGTCTTTTGCGCAGAGTTTCGTCCTAAGGTGAAAGGCGAGACCCCTGGTCTGACCATTGGAGATGTTGCCAAGAGGCTGGGTGAGATGTGGAACGGTACCGCTTCAGAGGACAAGGTGCCCTTTGAGAAAAAGGCAGCTAAACTGAAGGAGAAGTATGAGAAG GAAGTCGCTGCATACCGCGCTAAGGGCAAAACGGGCAGCAGTGGCGCCGCACCAGCAGCAAAAGCCCCGGccaaggcagagaagaagaaggaggatgaCGATGACGACGACGATGATGACGACGAGGAAgactatgatgatgatgatgactag